In the Chaetodon trifascialis isolate fChaTrf1 chromosome 12, fChaTrf1.hap1, whole genome shotgun sequence genome, AGGTCGTTCATTCAGctgaatgtgttatttttgagctttttgttttcatgtaaagCCAGAATATCTGAACAACATCCACAGTTTATCAGACTTTTCAGATCTCCTGTCTTGTCTAACAGGTGGTTTGTGTAACAGGTGGACTCACAGCCACAGTTTGTGGCCCTGCTGTCAGTTGGCCCTTTGTCCACTCGGTGTGATGTGAGACAGGATATctgacacagagctgctgctcatgGTAGCACAAAGTGTACAGTTACTGGCCCGTCGCTACAGCAATGTTGCTGAGCAACATCCGATAACATTAAAGACACATCTCAGGTCTGCTTTAGTGTCTCAACAGAGGTGATTTCAGCACCCTGGACAGCAGCCGGCCACAGTGAACAGCTCCAGTCTGCTttaaaggtttgtttgtttgtttgtttgttgacataTCGAATGCCCCAATATGGATAGATGCTTCACAAACATCAAAAAAAGGGATCCGAGGCCCTGAGAGACTCCGTGCAGAGGGATGCTCAGGAAGATTAACAATGTGTTCCGTCCCAACCATCACGCACGCAGGGGGCGGGATGGCGGCGGTGGGTTTCGGTCTGAGCAGGACTACCACAGCGCCTGCACCGTCAGGCTGGTCCGCAGCACCTCCATGCTGGTGGTGGGAGAGAGAGCTCAGACAGCCTCGGGCTCGACTTTGAAACGCAGCAAAAGTACAGTGAGCATCGGGTCGACCTTGTACTATTAtcagagacaggaggacaggataTGGCTGTACTCTCAGAACCAAAACTGCCTGGAATACCTGGAGGCACTTGTGGCTTTGAGACGGCAGTACACAAAGAGTGTGAGCGACTTGAAGAGTAGCGACGCCAAGGCCACAGTGTCCTCCAAGAAGCCtgcgccgccgccgccgccgaaAAAGGACGAGGCGGTAAGATGACATCATCTATCACAGAACACAAAGCAGGAAATATCAAAGACAATTATTCTCCCTTTTTATTAAAACCACAGACATCCAGAGCCAAACCCTCTGCCCCTCCAGTCCCAGACGAGGAGGACACTTTGCAGTTCTTTGATGCGGTCATTGCCAGCTGCGACAGCGAACCTCTGCGCAAACCTTACACGGACGATGGACACGCAGATGTGGACTTTATAGGTGAGTTTGGACTCTTTGTCTTCGACTGTGACGGTCCTAGGGTTTAAGGTggcacacacaccctccataTGCTATTACGATCCTCCATCAGTCCAATCAGCATGGTGAAAGATGCGTTTGACAGTAGAAGCCTTGAACTAATAACACAGGTCTGACATTCAGGCGCGGACAGTAGCTGTGCAGATTTACTCAAGACCTGTAAGATATTACATACAAAAGCTGAGATGATATATTGCTTTAACAACCCAACAAtatataaagcagttaaaacgATTTGCTTAAAGAGCAGCTACATCAGTATACAATATAGCTTGCATGTTATTGCATGAACAATAATGATCCAGTGATctaataaaaacatataaacatCACTGCTCATATGTCATGAGTGTATTGCTTGTTTCTTCCGCCACTGAAGTCTAGAGATGGTCAGGCGTGCCAAGTAACTTAAGTCCATTTACTCAAGGACTGTACTTGATTGTATAAATCTGAGGTACTTACACTTTACCTGAGTAATTCCTTCCTTGTAAATTTGgattttaaatacaaaataaactgTACAACAGCAAATAAGGTATATAAAATTAGATCAACCTCAACTAGTTACAATGAAACCTTGCTtaaacatgaatgcatcaatgaTAATGATCCTGAAAATAATATGTACTATAACACATTCAGAAAGGGGTCACTATGCATTGAGTACTACTCGATACTCCAAGCATATTTAGCAGAATTGTGTAATTCTTCTGGAGTAATATTTTAAATGCAAGTCTTTTCCCTGTGCCAGTGTTTGttgtattgctacttttacttaaggaTCTTCAGTGACTGAGGTCACAGATGGACTCTCGCAGTTTGAATGgtacacccacacaggtgatGTCACTCATGGTGCCTGACTAGACCTCCTCCCAGGACTGAGTGGGTGCCCAAACCAAGCTAGTCACATCTCTATCTCTTTCTCATCAGTTGGGAATTAATTACACCGTTATCATACTGATAACATGTAACAGACGTTGTTCCTTGCAACCTCAGCTTCAACCAGCGTAAAGGTCGAATCAGTAATTACTTAAAAACACCTGTGGTGttttaaattattcatttcaaacacattAAAGGGACATCGTGCATTGGACTCCTTTTATTCATCAGTTGTAGTTACCAGTTAATATTTCACATTGCTATGCATCGGGCTAATTGTATAGTAGTTGTAGTTGCAGCCTAGTTGTTTGTAGTGGTGGATGTAGCTCCACCTGGACCAGCTCCATTGAAATGCTGCTCACAGATTAATGTATCAGTGATTTATAGCTCTCTGAACTGCATCTGTTTATTTGTGATGCTTAAGCAGCTTTTGCTGCAATtacttacatttatttaaacaaCTTGTCATGGAATATTTTAACATTATTACATCACTACTTTTACTTAACTTTACTAACATTATGAGGTTTTGGCTTCAGTGTCACTGATGATGTTAATGAGAGCTCAGTTTGTCCCAGGTGAGTCCACATGAACTGGCACATTGAAACTGAAAGCAGTCATTATTAGTGTTAATTACATctgagcttttttcttttttcttttttaatttcatgaaAAAAGTTCTTTATCCAGCGCTGGTTGCATGAGGTGGCTAAAGGTCAAGTATGCATGGAACATTATTTGTAAGATGATCATTTATGTATTGCTCCTGCTCTTTGGTCTCAGCTGATTTGTATCGGCTGTATTTAATCTCATTTAAACACTCACTGCTTAGTGAGAATCATCTGGGTCCAGGAGTGAAAGCGACTGGTCTCAAAGTAACAGCTTTCAGCCTCAGCTCTTCTTGCTCTCGTGTCCCACAGTGGCCTCCAGCTCGGCTGAACACGACCTCCACTCCAACTGGGTCTTGCGGGTTCCTCGGGTCGCAGATGACTCCAAGCAGAAAGCGGCTCGTGACTGTGCCAATGAAAGTGCCCCGAAGAAGAAAAACCAAAGTGGGTCCGCGAGCAGCCGACTGCGGCTGCAGAGGAACCCGATCCATCTGCCCAAAGTGGTGGAGAGTGCATTCCAGACTCTGCGCTTCAAGCCCAAATTAAAAAAGCAGTGAAGCTTGATGGACATTTGAAACCAGCCCAGAGTTCAACATAGTTTGTATGGACACCATGAACTGCTAACAATCCATCCAGACAATTAATACCTCCATGAAACACTGAGAGGGATTTTGAtaaagtaaatgtaaa is a window encoding:
- the LOC139340014 gene encoding uncharacterized protein C13orf42 encodes the protein MLRKINNVFRPNHHARRGRDGGGGFRSEQDYHSACTVRLVRSTSMLVVGERAQTASGSTLKRSKSTVSIGSTLYYYQRQEDRIWLYSQNQNCLEYLEALVALRRQYTKSVSDLKSSDAKATVSSKKPAPPPPPKKDEATSRAKPSAPPVPDEEDTLQFFDAVIASCDSEPLRKPYTDDGHADVDFIVASSSAEHDLHSNWVLRVPRVADDSKQKAARDCANESAPKKKNQSGSASSRLRLQRNPIHLPKVVESAFQTLRFKPKLKKQ